The following nucleotide sequence is from Deltaproteobacteria bacterium.
CCTGCGGCGACCCGGGCATGCAGTACGACACGACCATCAACGATTGGCATACTTGCTCGAATACGGCGCGTATTAACGCCTCGAACCCATGCTCGGAGTACATGCACTTGGACAATTCCGCATGTAATTTGGCGTCGCTCAACCTGCTCAAGTTTTTGCGCGACGACGGCATGTTCGACACCGAGTCGTTCCGCCGCACGGTGGACATCATCATCACGGCGCAGGACATTCTCGTCGACAATTCGTCCTACCCGACCTCGGAGATCACCGCCAACGCCCATGCGTTCCGCGAGCTGGGCATCGGCTACGCCAACCTGGGCGCGCTGCTCATGAGCCTTGGTCTACCCTACGATTCCGACGGCGGCCGCGCTTACGCTGGCGCAGTCACCGCCCTCATGTCCGGCGAAGGCTACTTGCAATCTGCTCGAGTCGCCGCGGCGACCGGCACTTTTGGCGGCTACGAAGTGAATCGTCAGCCGATGCTGCGGGTGCTGAACAAGCACCGCTCGCAGGCCTACAAGATTTCACCGTCGCATGTGCCGCTCGATCTTTTGACCGCGGCACGCGAAGCATGGGATCAGACCTGCGCTGAAGCGGAGCGAAACGGCGTGAAGAACTCGCAGATCTCCGTGCTCGCACCGACTGGGACCATCGCCTTCATGATGGACTGCGATACCACCGGCGTCGAGCCCGACATCGCGCTGATCAAGTATAAAAAATTGGTCGGCGGCGGCCTGTTCAAGATTGTCAACCAGACCGTGGCGCGGGCATTGAAGCGCCTGGGCTACGACGTCAAGCAGATTCAAGAGATCATCGAATACACCGAAGAGCACGAGACCATCGAAGGCGCGCCGCATCTGCGGCCCGATGACTTGGCAGTGTTCGACTGCGCGTTTAAGCCGGCCAACGGCAGCCGCTCGATTCACTACATGGGCCACGTCAAAATGATGGGCGCGGTGCAGCCGTTTATCTCCGGCGCCATCTCCAAGACCATCAACATGCCCACCGACGCGACGGTGGAAGATATTATTCAGGCCTACATGGAGAGCTGGAAGCTGGGCCTGAAGGCGGTCGCGATCTACCGCGACGGCTCCAAGCGCACCCAGCCGCTCAACACGTCGAAAGAGAAAGAAGAGAAAAAAGACACCGTCGTCAGAGAGACCCGCATCGCGCGCCGCAAGCTGCCCGACGAGCGCCGTTCGATCACCCACAAGTTCGACATTGCCGGCCACGAAGGCTACATCACCGCCGGCATGTACGAAGACGGCCAGCCCGGCGAGATTTTCATCACCATGTCGAAGGAAGGCTCAACGATCTCCGGCTTGATGGATTCCTTCGCCACGGCGATCTCCATGGCGCTGCAGTATGGTGTGCCGCTCCAAGTGCTAGTCGACAAGTTCAGCCACATGCGGTTCGAGCCCTCGGGCTTCACCAAGAACCCCGACATCCCGATGGCCAAGTCGATCATGGACTACATCTTCCGCTGGCTCGCCAGTAAATTCTTCGACAAAGACGCCCAGCAGGAAGTCGGCCTGGTCGTAAGAGAGCCGGAAGCGAAGCAGGAGAGCGAAGAAGTCCACGCCAAAAAAGTCGTGCCGATCACCGCGGCAACCACCCCGCGTGGCGGCGCCCCGGTGGTGACGAGTATCAGCAGCGTGACCAGCTTGTATCAACAAGACGCGCCGCCGTGCCCGGATTGCGGTGCGATCATGATTCGCAGTGGGGCGTGCTACAAGTGTATGAATTGTGGGGCGGTGAGTGGGTGTTCTTGAGTCGGTGAAGTCTACATAGAGCGGACGATAACGGGTCGGTCGACTTGAGTTGGCCGACCCGTTTTAGTTTGAAGTCGCAAATTGCGACCTCAAACTAAAGCCGATGATTTTTCGCGCTGCATTCCTGCTCGCCGACCTGTGAGGGAAATTGCCAGGCTAATCAAATCGATTTTTCTCGGCTTCCTACGCTCATCTTCCTGCATTTACCCGCTCCGATCGAACCGTTTCAAAACTGGAGGAGGCTCTTGTTTACTGAATATAATTTCAGTATAGCCTCGGTTGCCGTGCTTAAAGACCTTAGATCGGTCTTTAATAGCTCTGCACCCGGGAGACACCATGGAAGACACCCTAGCATTGCATCCGGCATGCAAGCGCAAACCTATCGATCTACAGCGTCAGGCAATCCGCACGGCAAAGTGACCAACAGGTCATGGGTCCAGCGCTCCAGCGCGCGCCGACAACACATCCATGCCATTACGAGCGGCGGCGCCCCGAAGAAACCGTCCTGCATCGATTAGTTCAAGAAAACCTCGAAACCTTCTTCGCCCAGGTCGAAGCCGAGAGAAGCAGCGGCTTGCCGGAGTTTGTTAAAGACGAGTTTGATGCCTTTCTCGCTTGCGGCGTTCTCGCGCACGGCTTCCTCCGGCTGCGCTGTAGCGAGTGCGGTTGCGAGAAGCTGGTTGCGTTTTCATGCAAGCGGCGTGGCTTTTGCCCCTCCTGCGGCGCCCGGCGTATGGCGGAAACCGCCGCCCACCTGGTCGATCACGTCATCCCACTGGTCCCGGTGCGCCAATGGGTGCTCTCGTTGCCGATCCCGCTGCGCCTTTTGTTAGCCGCTCAGCCGCAACTCCTCGCGCCGCTATTGCATACGATCCACCGCGCCATTGCCGGTTTTCTAGTCAAGCGGGCGGGCTCTAAACTTAGCCGAGCCGACACCGGCATGGTCACGCTTATCCAGCGCTTCGGCTCGGCGGCCAATCTGAATATTCATCTGCATTGCCTGGTGCTCGACGGTGTCTACCTAAACCGCGACGGCGTACCGCTCTTCCACGAGGCGGCGCCTCCTACAGTGGAAGAGCTGGAAGCTCTACTCGCCAAAATCATCACGCGCACCATGCGCCTATTGACGCGCCTGGGCGCGGTCATCGAGGAACCAGACCAGACCTACCTCGCTGAAACGGATACCGACGGCGCGCTCAAGGCTTTGCACGCCGCCTCTTGCACCTATCGTATTGCGCTGGGCCCACGCGCTGGTCAGAAAGTGCTGAGTTTGCAAAGGCTGCCGAGCCAAGTCAGACCGTCCGCCCCGGAGCTGCGCGTCA
It contains:
- a CDS encoding vitamin B12-dependent ribonucleotide reductase, producing the protein MANTVSQATDFGVISGSETAKSGLKIPRYFTQAGVNPFDEVEWELRSASITNEKGKVVFEQNNVEIPKAWSLMATNVVVSKYFRGALGTPQREHSVRQMIGRVVDTITGWGRKDSYFTTEDDAKAFSDELTHILLHQKACFNSPVWFNCGIEPKPQCSACFILSVEDTMDSILDWYRKEGVIFKGGSGSGVNLSKIRSAKEQLAGGGTASGPVSFMKAADASAGVIKSGGKTRRAAKMVVLNIDHPDVEEFIKCKVEEEKKAWALIEAGYDASLDGPAYGSVFFQNANNSVRVTDEFMQAVQEDREWKTRFVTDPNKTSDTYKARDLMRMIAESTHACGDPGMQYDTTINDWHTCSNTARINASNPCSEYMHLDNSACNLASLNLLKFLRDDGMFDTESFRRTVDIIITAQDILVDNSSYPTSEITANAHAFRELGIGYANLGALLMSLGLPYDSDGGRAYAGAVTALMSGEGYLQSARVAAATGTFGGYEVNRQPMLRVLNKHRSQAYKISPSHVPLDLLTAAREAWDQTCAEAERNGVKNSQISVLAPTGTIAFMMDCDTTGVEPDIALIKYKKLVGGGLFKIVNQTVARALKRLGYDVKQIQEIIEYTEEHETIEGAPHLRPDDLAVFDCAFKPANGSRSIHYMGHVKMMGAVQPFISGAISKTINMPTDATVEDIIQAYMESWKLGLKAVAIYRDGSKRTQPLNTSKEKEEKKDTVVRETRIARRKLPDERRSITHKFDIAGHEGYITAGMYEDGQPGEIFITMSKEGSTISGLMDSFATAISMALQYGVPLQVLVDKFSHMRFEPSGFTKNPDIPMAKSIMDYIFRWLASKFFDKDAQQEVGLVVREPEAKQESEEVHAKKVVPITAATTPRGGAPVVTSISSVTSLYQQDAPPCPDCGAIMIRSGACYKCMNCGAVSGCS
- a CDS encoding transposase, which codes for MGPALQRAPTTHPCHYERRRPEETVLHRLVQENLETFFAQVEAERSSGLPEFVKDEFDAFLACGVLAHGFLRLRCSECGCEKLVAFSCKRRGFCPSCGARRMAETAAHLVDHVIPLVPVRQWVLSLPIPLRLLLAAQPQLLAPLLHTIHRAIAGFLVKRAGSKLSRADTGMVTLIQRFGSAANLNIHLHCLVLDGVYLNRDGVPLFHEAAPPTVEELEALLAKIITRTMRLLTRLGAVIEEPDQTYLAETDTDGALKALHAASCTYRIALGPRAGQKVLSLQRLPSQVRPSAPELRVNAHGFSLHAALRWGADQRKELEQLCRYIARPAIANERIKRNRAGQIVLQLKSPYKDGTTHIVMEPLEFMERLAALVPRPRLHLIRFHGVLAPNAKLRSQIVPTAPLEPPSEAPTAEAPAQKKTPRVSWARLLKRVFDLDIE